One Pieris napi chromosome 22, ilPieNapi1.2, whole genome shotgun sequence genomic region harbors:
- the LOC125060750 gene encoding SET domain-containing protein SmydA-8 isoform X1, whose product MTNTIPDFGRLPKDLDSPFVLTLTMDSVKLPYEIHASEDLGRYLVASRDLSPGDFVIEESPIVFGPKAMPDPESKMPCVGCYKPIFTDVGERCSKCGWPVCSGNCPGLRDPRHHGVECHILSSRPECVLDSMAEYYRHDALLPLRCVLLQKIDPERWKQVMDMQSHMESRAPGTEAYDEADEFIVEYLMTNFISRLDGDVKTKYLPNASKELFHTICGIIDTNALEIRLSEGSELNGLYAKTSVMEHSCVPNTKHTFNIENNLNICVKVVVPILEGQHIATMYSHALWGTQARRQHLKETKYFSCKCLRCTDPTELGTYLSAMKCMGDGKETCDGIHLPEDPLDDETDWACSKCKVKVGNSQVNAIISQMGEEVDGVLMMGGAVPMLENILCRLTMFLHPNHYHLYSIKHSLVQLYGRQPSYSTEDILDKKIKMCKDLIFITKTLDPGNARLSLYNSVLHHELHAALVLKSKKVKSCLKTHEELLKEAKDAIEIALSSLSDDLGESSGRKLFSVIEGSEKEFKVFCKQNNVIF is encoded by the exons TACTATTCCAGACTTTGGCAGGCTACCAAAAGACTTAGATTCCCCTTTTGTTCTAACTTT aaCTATGGACTCCGTTAAGTTACCGTATGAG ATTCACGCCTCGGAAGATCTAGGAAGGTACCTGGTAGCATCAAGAGACTTGTCACCTGGCGATTTTGTAATAGAAGAGTCCCCAATAGTATTTGGTCCCAAAGCAATGCCTGATCCAGAATCTAAAATGCCTTGTGTGGGCTGTTATAAGCCCATCTTTACGGATGTTGGTGAACGTTGTTCCAA atGTGGCTGGCCAGTATGTTCTGGCAACTGTCCGGGCCTCAGAGACCCAAGACATCATGGCGTGGAGTGTCACATACTGAGTTCAAGGCCGGAATGCGTTTTGGATAGTATGGCCGAATATTACAG ACATGACGCCCTTCTCCCACTCCGCTGTGTTCTACTACAGAAGATCGATCCTGAGAGATGGAAGCAAGTGATGGATATGCAATCACATATGGAGAGTAGAGCACCTGGCACTGAGGCTTATGA CGAAGCGGACGAATTTATAGTCGAGTATCTTATGACCAATTTCATCTCAAGACTGGACGGTGATGTCAAGACGAAATACCTTCCCAATGCCTCAAAGGAACTATTCCATACAATTTGTGGTATAATTGATACGAACGCACTAGAAATACGTCTGTCCGAAGGATCAGAGTTAAACGGTTTATACGCAAAAACGAGTGTCATGGAACATAGCTGTGTACCGAACACAAAACATACTTTCAACATTGAAAATAACCtaaatatttgtgtcaaaGTAGTCGTACCGATACTAGAGGGCCAGCATATAGCCACGATGTACAGTCACGCTTTATGGGGAACTCAGGCAAGACGGCAACATTTAAAGGAGacgaaatatttttcatgCAAATGCCTTAGATGTACTGACCCCACAGAGTTAGGGACATATCTAAGTGCTATGAAGTGCATGGGTGATGGAAAGGAAACATGTGACGGGATACATCTACCAGAAGACCCTTTAGATGATGAAACAGACTGGGCttgcagtaaatgtaaagttaaagTTGGTAATTCACAAGTCAACGCGATAATTTCTCAAATGGGGGAAGAGGTTGATGGAGTTTTAATGATGGGAGGTGCTGTACCAATGTTAGAAAACATTCTATGCAGATTAACAATGTTCCTGCATCCGAATCATTATCATCTATACTCAATAAAACACTCACTCGTTCAGTTATATGGTAGACAACCTAGCTATTCCACGGAAGATATTTTGGACAAGAAAATCAAAATGTGTAAAGATCTTATTTTTATCACTAAAACTTTGGACCCAGGAAACGCTAGATTGAGTTTATACAACTCAGTTTTACATCATGAATTACACGCAGCTTTAGtactaaaatctaaaaaggttAAAAGTTGTTTAAAAACACATGAGGAGCTTTTAAAAGAAGCTAAAGATGCAATAGAAATAGCTTTAAGCTCACTAAGTGATGATCTTGGAGAGTCGTCTGGTAGAAAACTGTTTTCGGTAATTGAAGGGAGTGAAAAGGAATTTAAGGTGTTTTGTAagcaaaataatgttatattttaa
- the LOC125060750 gene encoding SET domain-containing protein SmydA-8 isoform X2 has translation MTKTMDSVKLPYEIHASEDLGRYLVASRDLSPGDFVIEESPIVFGPKAMPDPESKMPCVGCYKPIFTDVGERCSKCGWPVCSGNCPGLRDPRHHGVECHILSSRPECVLDSMAEYYRHDALLPLRCVLLQKIDPERWKQVMDMQSHMESRAPGTEAYDEADEFIVEYLMTNFISRLDGDVKTKYLPNASKELFHTICGIIDTNALEIRLSEGSELNGLYAKTSVMEHSCVPNTKHTFNIENNLNICVKVVVPILEGQHIATMYSHALWGTQARRQHLKETKYFSCKCLRCTDPTELGTYLSAMKCMGDGKETCDGIHLPEDPLDDETDWACSKCKVKVGNSQVNAIISQMGEEVDGVLMMGGAVPMLENILCRLTMFLHPNHYHLYSIKHSLVQLYGRQPSYSTEDILDKKIKMCKDLIFITKTLDPGNARLSLYNSVLHHELHAALVLKSKKVKSCLKTHEELLKEAKDAIEIALSSLSDDLGESSGRKLFSVIEGSEKEFKVFCKQNNVIF, from the exons aaCTATGGACTCCGTTAAGTTACCGTATGAG ATTCACGCCTCGGAAGATCTAGGAAGGTACCTGGTAGCATCAAGAGACTTGTCACCTGGCGATTTTGTAATAGAAGAGTCCCCAATAGTATTTGGTCCCAAAGCAATGCCTGATCCAGAATCTAAAATGCCTTGTGTGGGCTGTTATAAGCCCATCTTTACGGATGTTGGTGAACGTTGTTCCAA atGTGGCTGGCCAGTATGTTCTGGCAACTGTCCGGGCCTCAGAGACCCAAGACATCATGGCGTGGAGTGTCACATACTGAGTTCAAGGCCGGAATGCGTTTTGGATAGTATGGCCGAATATTACAG ACATGACGCCCTTCTCCCACTCCGCTGTGTTCTACTACAGAAGATCGATCCTGAGAGATGGAAGCAAGTGATGGATATGCAATCACATATGGAGAGTAGAGCACCTGGCACTGAGGCTTATGA CGAAGCGGACGAATTTATAGTCGAGTATCTTATGACCAATTTCATCTCAAGACTGGACGGTGATGTCAAGACGAAATACCTTCCCAATGCCTCAAAGGAACTATTCCATACAATTTGTGGTATAATTGATACGAACGCACTAGAAATACGTCTGTCCGAAGGATCAGAGTTAAACGGTTTATACGCAAAAACGAGTGTCATGGAACATAGCTGTGTACCGAACACAAAACATACTTTCAACATTGAAAATAACCtaaatatttgtgtcaaaGTAGTCGTACCGATACTAGAGGGCCAGCATATAGCCACGATGTACAGTCACGCTTTATGGGGAACTCAGGCAAGACGGCAACATTTAAAGGAGacgaaatatttttcatgCAAATGCCTTAGATGTACTGACCCCACAGAGTTAGGGACATATCTAAGTGCTATGAAGTGCATGGGTGATGGAAAGGAAACATGTGACGGGATACATCTACCAGAAGACCCTTTAGATGATGAAACAGACTGGGCttgcagtaaatgtaaagttaaagTTGGTAATTCACAAGTCAACGCGATAATTTCTCAAATGGGGGAAGAGGTTGATGGAGTTTTAATGATGGGAGGTGCTGTACCAATGTTAGAAAACATTCTATGCAGATTAACAATGTTCCTGCATCCGAATCATTATCATCTATACTCAATAAAACACTCACTCGTTCAGTTATATGGTAGACAACCTAGCTATTCCACGGAAGATATTTTGGACAAGAAAATCAAAATGTGTAAAGATCTTATTTTTATCACTAAAACTTTGGACCCAGGAAACGCTAGATTGAGTTTATACAACTCAGTTTTACATCATGAATTACACGCAGCTTTAGtactaaaatctaaaaaggttAAAAGTTGTTTAAAAACACATGAGGAGCTTTTAAAAGAAGCTAAAGATGCAATAGAAATAGCTTTAAGCTCACTAAGTGATGATCTTGGAGAGTCGTCTGGTAGAAAACTGTTTTCGGTAATTGAAGGGAGTGAAAAGGAATTTAAGGTGTTTTGTAagcaaaataatgttatattttaa
- the LOC125060753 gene encoding transmembrane protease serine 9-like produces the protein MGRAILCVLFVIFDFGLCYINLADIECGAQSFRNARIVGGTSSQPAEFPWAASIWRQGTHQCGATVISDRWLITAGHCVCNVFDAFYKAKQLTAVVGFTDISTSDRNEALSSIVPHPDYRCKKKTNDVALLKTIRQLIWSSSIRPACLPQPLDSDYSGQLATVAGWGFTHEDRGVGERPNVLQKTDVLVVDNDVCNDWYKSQGSKVRIIGTQMCAGHESGGRDSCWADSGGPLMTKNENGHTTLIGVVSTGSGCARAKMPGIYTRVSRYTEWIQASVSEDTSRSSFRWFSGAR, from the exons ATGGGTCGTgctattttgtgtgttttgtttGTGATTTTCGATTTTGGATTGTGTTATATTAACC TGGCAGATATAGAATGCGGTGCCCAATCCTTTAGGAATGCACGTATTGTTGGTGGAACGAGCAGTCAGCCAGCTGAGTTTCCATGGGCTGCTAGCATCTGGAGACAAGGCACCCATCAGTGTGGTGCCACAGTCATAAGTGATCGTTGGTTGATCACAGCTGGGCATTGTGTTTGCAA TGTATTCGATGCCTTTTATAAGGCGAAACAACTGACAGCTGTCGTTGGCTTCACGGATATATCAACTTCGGATAGAAATGAAGCATTATCAAGCATAGTACCACATCCCGACTACAG atgCAAAAAGAAGACCAACGATGTTGCTTTACTGAAAACAATTCGTCAGCTAATATGGAGTAGTTCTATTCGCCCTGCATGCCTACCGCAACCATTAGATTCAGACTATAGTGGACAGTTGGCTACGGTAGCTGGTTGGGGCTTCACTCACGAAGATAGGGGTGTTG GCGAGAGGCCCAATGTTCTTCAGAAGACTGACGTTCTAGTTGTTGACAACGATGTCTGCAACGATTGGTATAAATCCCAAGGTAGCAAAGTTCGGATAATTGGTACACAGATGTGCGCAGGACACGAGAGTGGTGGTAGAGATTCTTGTTGG GCTGACAGCGGCGGCCCTCTAATGACtaaaaatgaaaatggtcACACTACGCTCATAGGAGTTGTTTCAACTGGTAGTGGATGTGCAAGAGCAAAGATGCCTGGTATCTACACAAGAGTATCTCGATACACAGAATGGATACAGGCAAGTGTTAGTGAAGACACGTCACGATCTAGTTTTAGATGGTTTTCGGGAGCACGTTAG